Genomic DNA from Bemisia tabaci chromosome 2, PGI_BMITA_v3:
AACGCTATTTGTTCTCCTGAGCTATTTATTCTGTGAGCAAATAATTAGTCATTTCAAGTGGCTTTTTGAACGcagcataattggactgcattttgcaatttggaactataaagtctggcccggtttaaaaagaacgtatgtgccattagtttccctatgcacgtaagtgttttttcagataagccagaatttatagttccaaattgcaaaatgcagtccaattataattgttctgattttaaatacttaaaatatcaaacatcattaatgagcgattcaatgatcaaaatgtGACTTTATGATACGTCTAAATTGGACCATGCTGTACAGTAGAGGAATTGATAATTTgtcttatttcagaaatattagcagtctgcagataagtgcttttttgagggaaaaagaaTTAGTATAGTTTCAATCGGATGTATTTCTGTTagacagaactatgtgcattatgacgtgagccctgttatgcatgtatttttatgggtctcagagctcatgttttaaggcacatagttccgtttgacagaaatacgcccaattacAATATGTACTTCAACTGCAAATGGTGTAAAGTGGCAGATACACTTGCAAGTTAGAAgcgcttgttaaaagtgaaacATCAATAGGAAACCGGGATTTCAATCGCTCGACGTCTAGCTatcaaaatcttcctttcctattggtgtttcactttcaacaagcgcttctaattcgcaggtgtatctgggtcTTCAGAGGAGACGCTAATGAAAgatggaagaaagaataaataaagaaagagaaattaagaggtagttacgaaataaaatgaagagagcaaaataaaattaggtatgAACTGCTTTCACTGCACCCGTTTCTTGCCaatctgaaagaagaagaaaaaatggaaaattagtttgaggtatttagaatatataaaagaaaaaaaagaaaaatgaaagaagatgaaacaactttcactgtgttcgtttcttatcgatgtaaaaagaaatagataaagaaaaaacatgataaagatttgaaaaaaacacggtGAGAAAAAGTAATATGATGTTTGAGAAAAACTACCAATTCTGTAAAGCAATTTTATCCGCGATCAGTATGCTGAAAGTAGCTTGTGCTCTGACCCTGTCTCTTGTCAATTTAGAAGAGATAAATAcacgagaaaggagaaagaaaaattagcatgaagcctttgaagaggaaaaataaaaatttagtcccataaaataagttgatttcattcaaaaagcaTAATGCCGGAAACGTCATTACTGTTTTGCCGatctggaaaaatagaaaaatgaagggggcAGAGCTGCTAAAGatctaatgtaaattaaaattatagcctgtgcgcaattttttttactaaaactttaacgagagttcgaatatcgatagctgaaggttgaaaatacttatctttgactgtgacgtcgcaaatctctgctcttgttttattattttcaaccagaactaatcagcagtttttcattaatatgagtttttcactcattctataatatttacggagaatttgagggagattcctcggttacttttcttttctgaaagtggaacaccatcggagattttcaaacgtggAGGTGTAGTtgcgcattttttatttaaccaatgtattttgatgcgattctggatgcaaaataatgacctgaaacaaacaaaaataaaaaaaaagaactattaaaaatctaaaagcatgaaaataattgggatattaatgaataattgaattgaTTATCAATCAATTTTAACCTAGCAAATATCACcttcttctaaaaattctgggattttgatttcgtttatttttttgactaggcgctaaaaattactcaagatttaagaatgcaaaaaaatgacctaaaagaaaaatagcaaTAATATAAGTCAAAAAGCATGAGAGCGATTGGAcaattcgactacattttgcaatttggacctataaattctggctcatctgaaaaaacacttatgtgcataacgCCAcacactaatggcacatacgttgtttttaaaccgggctagaatttatagttccatattgcaaaatgcagtccaattaataaatactttgattgattacttttaaactttaaccaaaGGAATGTTcatttctattaaaaaatctgcgattttgagggttgattctcgtttattttttcagaataagcgctgaaaattactcaagaattcaagaaagttttcacaatctgagggtttttttggttgtgtagatctgtgcaaattgcaggaaaacaatgaaggtgattcgatgaacgccatattttgtgtcagaacggcatgcgatttatcgcatcaattggttccattttttcagctactcgtcatttttctatattttgagattgcaaaTCTGTCgttaggagactaaagcactcacttaccaattttaacaaagaaattcaacgtaataaaggcgtggttttttttgagagaaaacctcgcattcgatactgatatcgaaactgctttcgaatgcgatattttctctctaaaaaaaaccacgcctttattacgttgaatttctttgttaaaattggtaagtgagtgctttagtctcttaacaacagaattgcgatctcaaaattagagaaaactgacaagtacctaaaaaaatggaactaattgatgcgatatatcgcatgccgttctgacacaaaatatggcgtccatcgaatcaccttaatatactGTTGATCCATAGAATTCGAATgaattggaataaaatattattactttcctttttccttttttatttatttaccttcttttttcctttatcttttttctgAGAATACGAGTACCTAAAACgatgattaataaaaatttaaacctgGTACGGCCGTAGTAATGATAAAATACTATATAGAATATacctaaaatttataatttataagcgaaaaaatttcaatttgaaaaatgactgctttatttaactttgaaaaataaaaattaaaaatttgaaaattcaaaatttgaaatttgtaaattaaaaatttaaatttgaaatgtttaaattggaaaaataaaaatttgaaaaataaaaaatttaaaattaaaactatcaaaatttcaagtgtgtAAAAATAGGAGGTATGAGTAAGCTATAAGGTTCACTTACATATTAGGATGTTAATCCAAATTGAGTTACTACAAATGTTGGAATTCCGGTCGCTGACTGCAGTGTACCACTaaactgaagcactgaagcactgaatcactgaagcactgaagcactgaagcactgaagcactgaaccactgaaccactgaaccactgaaccactAAACAACTAAGCCACTGAACCACTGACCCTCTGACCTGTTCACCCATGGAACTTCTTCGCTTTCTAAACTCACACTGATTGAACTTTAGGGAAATGGTCTCCCTTTTGTAAGCTCGGTTGGTCTGTAGCCACCTCCAAAATTCCCACCCCCCTCTGCTGACCCCTCCTGCAATTAGGATGTAATTTAGAAACTATTTACTCGTTGTCCTGTGGCGGGCAACCCGAATTTTACGGAACAAAAGGACAAAAATGCATCCCTTTTGTTCCATTGAGGTGGAGGGACCTCTTTATTGTAAACAGGATTTGAAAATCCCTGTTCTGTTCTTCGAGAACTTTTGAGActacaaaacaatgaaaaaggattaaattgtgtaaacaataagaaacgaaaagaacgctgtgaggatgtattttttgggggaagggaggggtaaaagtccgtaaaagttcaaaacaaaagaaaaatacttacctAACCCAAAACCCTTTGGGGAGGggcaaaaaagagaggaaatttctaAACGAACTGCTCCAGAATGTTCCAGAAACAAGAGCGTCTATAATGTGATgataatggggaaaaattaatcaacgcagaactttattttgcgttcaaaacaacgtagttttcaaaattgtcatgGAATCACCATGCGTGCACTGAAATAAGAAGCAACTTGCAACAGTTTTTGCTCTAAACTGGGAGGTGTGACTTGCAAAAAAGGTTAGGTAattccaattggacttcattttacaattcggaactacaatatttgtctcatttgtaaaaccttttgtgcatagggaaactaatggcacattcgttgttcctgaacagagccagaaattgtagttcctaattgcagaatgcagtccaattgacctTCTAGAATTTTGTCACCGCATACAAGCTTTTTTTCCGCGGATGCTCTGAAAAAGTCCCAGAACatcattttgttgttgttgttgaattgtttttaatttattttcgttttagtaCAGAGGTATACAACGCTTAAAGACAAATAGTTTTTGTCTATACTAGCGTATTAAAATATCGTGGTTTATCCATTTCCGAGTAAGAGTTGTGCTAAAATTAATTATTCCAACAACCGTTCCTAATCAAATAACGTGCGTATCAAGAGTATTGAGTAGTTCTGAATGATGGGTAAATGAAAGGCTTCCATTAGTCTTTAAGTGCAAAAGTGATGATTGGATAATATGAGACATCGGCTATAATCCGATATACTTATAACTTGCAGAGGCATTCTTCTCTATGAAGAAAACCTCTCGGGACTTTTATAAATAGTTTCACTTGCGCCTTTGAGAGTGTGTTCCCATACTGTCACTTTAATTATCGATCACTTTACCTGAACTCGAAAATTTCCGTTGTTATCTCAGGAAGAAGAATCGGTGACTTGAGAGACAAAATCGTTATTTAGATCTTATGTAttgcaattaaaaatattaccgCATCttctttcattcgttttttttttaaaatactaatattgcactcagtgttcgaaactcacaggcgccaacgcgccaaatgcgcctaaaaaatcggccatggtacctaaaaaataaaggtactgcgccaacgtggcccctaaaaattgctcccgaaaaatcttgattttcataagaagtcacataaagaaagaaaacaaatctatttgaattaaaaaaaaaaagtctacttctattcttcacaatttcattcttagtgcttttacttactagttctgttacgataacatcttgcgtctaactaaATAAATATGCGTAAagtataggcaaaaagtcaatttggcccctaaaaaatcttctatggcgcctaaaaatcgggcttgatgcgcgacatggctcctgaaactcaaaagtgagtttcgaacactgattgcaCTTCATTCGCAAACAAGTCATTGTTTGATCAAAAGGGTCTTTGAATCACACAATTAAACGCAGAAAACAAGAAGCGGCAGCTGAATACTTCACTTTAAAGCTGTATCCGCCCTCACTTTTGTTCTCTTCTCACGattgtgcgccttcaatttgagcgCGATACCAGCCGCGCGCACTggcgttaaaatagtggtatcatacaaaatcctCCTCTCTCGCGGAAAACGGAGTATACCGAAcctcacagtggcgtggcgtgaattgcgatttatcgattgttatgccatctaaacctatggtaaagaatcgattattaaggttttcgctgcgaacaccctgtttatcgatccttttacgtaggtttaaatggcataacaatcgatatatcgcaattcatgccacgccactgattccgttGCGATGAAAAGGAAGATTGTAATGTTACGTTTTCCCTACTTTTGAATATTGTCGTTCTCAATTAATACGTATAAATATCCATTTCAAGTTACGCTAATAATCTTCATCGATATCTATCATTTTAAAGAGCCTCACAGAGACTATAAGTTTCGTTCAAGAATAGATTTATGTAATTACattatcattttttcgaaatagaGGTCTATTCCTGACGACATTATTTGCACTATCTGCACTGCGAACTAACTTTTGTCTATCTAATCCCAGATTTCTAATCGATCCCAAGGTAATTAATACTTCCTAATAACCCCGCAGGTATGCTTCTAATACCCCTCGCTAAATAAACGTCATTCTGGCATGAGGTACCATAATTTCTGACCtatccgtaaaagcacttatttgcataaagaaactaatggcacatacgttgtttcttaaatgagccgataattctagttccttattgcaaaatgtagcccaaataTCAGTTCTCTTTCCGTCACAGCTTCGAACAGTCACTTATCTCAGTCGTTTTCTACTTATTCTACATTATTCGTTTGCCTGGATGGTCTCTGACACTTAGAACTGGCTATTAACTATGGGTTAGAACAACAAATCACTGGGCACAAAAACTTTATTATTACAAATTATCTCTTGAGTAAGTCagttaaaactaaaaagttGAGTAAAGTCGATGAGCCAGTCGCTATAAGCGACGCGGCGAGGAGCCCAGGACGGCTGTAACGGTGCGTAATGGGTACGGCGCGTCGAAACCCGCGTATAAAAATGGTCATAACTTCTATACCAATCGTTTCCCCGCCAAATATGACATATCGATAGATGCGGAATCAGACGAGAAAtcgattggacatattttttttaaaatcaaaaaatggctttttttggGTATTTACGAACACGTAAAATTCGACggatcaaaaatccaaaaaaagaggTGAATCATAAGTTTAATGTTACGTTCtatccaaaaaccatacatgaaacaaaagttcataatttttaaagaattttagcgcaaaccgcagatcaataactcaattggttcaaaagttatcgaatttttaaggttgcaacttggcaacgccgccaaagcgcgggaaaattttttttggacttaaaattatcagaaacggGGCCCTCAGGCCCCAAGAAGAAACGTTCCACGAAGACGAACCCAGACGACGTCCCAGAAGACGTTCTTTGGGGGGGCCCAAGAAGATGAAGCAAGAAATTTGGAATGTAACAACAAATAACTCCCCAAAAGTTAATAAACAATCAATGTATTTTGGAGGACAACAATTCAATATTTCATGCAATAATATGTATCAGAAAATAGGGTGTGTACAGTTTTATGTAAAGGAAAGCATTTAAGTGACACACCACAGATTCCAAAACTTTTTAGTTTGTTTAGTAAGATATTAAAATTGACTTTGCCGAAggcaaaattaaaacaaaaatattaagaaatggCGAAAAGAACAGCAAGTGACGGACAGAAATGAGACACACAGTACACTGTCAGTTACTGAGATAcctattcatttaaaaaatgatttctgAGAAGTAAGTACAGGGATACCCCTTCCTGATTATCATCAAGTAAAGGATCAGGTACTAACTGGTCAGCAACTTCGcaaaaataatctatatcttCTTGATTAAGCCCGAACACTGAAATATCTATGCTGGGTAGCGTCATTTGAAAATTAGTTGGTGCTACTGTTTCATTTAAATCTAAGGATTCTGGCAGCATTTCCAGAGAAAATAAATCTCTTTCAGAATGTAGTTGGAGCAAACTTGTAAGCCATAACTCATTAGGACTTGCATACCGTTCTGTTCTTAATCCATGATTATTCCAGGAATTTGTAAAATTGTTAAGACTCTGCTGTATTCTAAAAAAGTACACGTAAATTAAACACAACAAGTCTAGAACAGACGACTGGTGTAAAAAATTGTTATCTTCAAGGTAATAAAAGATCTGTCGAAATTTTGAGGTCACAATTAAGTTAACCTCTGCCCACAATCTTTCTATTCTTGTATTATGCACACTTCTACCTTGAATAAACGGTGAATCAATGTTACTGCGTCGTGATTCCATGAAATTAATCACTTCGGCATTTTCTGTACCCCAATCCCCACGCACTCGCATAGGCAACCCATTTTTATCCACTCCTTGAGTAAATATATCTAAAACTGTTTCAGCTTTTTTTGTTGTGGCAAGCCGAAGATAAATGATTCGACGGCTGAACCCATCAGTGCATCCATGTACGTACAGGTTCCAATTGACGAGTTTCTCGTTACCATCCAAGTGCctgaaaattaagcaaattcTTGTAGAACAGTGTCACaacaaaatagtttttttttttttcggagaaagGGGTAAGTATGGTATTAGAAGTTCTATCAgttcagagaaaattttttcGATGGTTAAAGTCTGAAACTACGTGACTGAATTGCGACGTTACAAAACGTTTGCTaagattttactttttaacaggaaaatCGTTGCTTgaatttgtcagaaaatttcccAGCTTTTTCTTCAtgcttttgagaaaatttagtaaaatgtTTATGCAAATCTGTACAACGGattttctgtaagaaaataaattgtcggcggaaattttgcgacgtcgcacattggttccgagacccgatctaggtggcattaattcaaaaaaatgaattttggaaaaattaaaatttgacaccacaGATTGATAATGCATACTCTCGAGAGTAACTTGGCCAAATATCATGAAGATTGGATCACTAATAAGGAAATGATAAGCACCTAAAGGTGAGGCCGCGAGGTACTTTTGGGCGGACTCGCACCAGTTTTCAGTGTTTACTGTCAGGTCCTATGATTTGAAGTTCATCACACAGAAATAGATGCAAATGTGAAGTGTTCTGTTATGGTGTATCAAAAATATAAGGCATGTTAAAGGTTTATACGTTCTTACTatctttcaaaaacgtgtctatACATCTAGACAAGCCGTTAGACAAAGCGTTATTTTCTACTAATTCcaagcaaatttttacaaaaatggctcTAGATGAATGTCTTGCGCCGGTTCGCACGCATACAGACCTACTGTAGTAGTTAGTACTAACCCTAAACTTGATTTTAGTGcaataaaattctgcgcatacttgcgtccctgggggttagggcactttgaatttccaaaaccggctttcaagaaataaagaattgacacactaaggagcttactgcagacctcagatccttgggaatatgaatactgcattttttatAGGTCATGTGGGTTCTCAAGTCTTCATAATCGTTAAggtgattattttttactttgtctatacctctagagaagcccatagacttaccacagctccggttttttgactggaaattttacaattatgactCAAAATAAAGGCCCTACGTAGGTTCGCACACGTGCAGACCGACTGTAGTAGTTAGTGCTGACCCTACACTTGAtttcggagcaaaaaaattctgcgcatacttgcgtccctggaggttagcgcactttgaatttccaaaacgggccttcgagaaatgaagaaaattgacacACTGAGGAGTTTACTGCACTACTGCAGACTCCAGATCTTTGATGAgtgcattttttgcacatcaCGTGAGTTCTCAAATCCTCACAATCATTGggatgattatttttcaccttgtctatacctgtagagaagcccatagactAAAGACAGTTCCCGTtttttgactagaaattttacaattatggcTCAAAATACAGAACACGTGGGTTCTTAAATCCTCTCAATCGTTTAGATAATTGTTTTTCACATTGTCTGTACCTTTAGAGAGGCCCATAGACATAGCACTGTTCCACAGAAAAGGAGTTTACTGCACTCCGCGCGCATTATTCCGTGATTGTATGAGTAAATGTCCTCTAACTTAACAACGAATGCTTATTTCTTTCTTGGTTCATGATTTCTTCGTGTTTTTATTCTCTCAGGTTTGTAAGGCTCTGAAATCATCGCAAGCTCAcaactttgtttaaaaaagaaaaaaagcaagtgTGACACCTCACTCTTTTTGATGcgcaataaaatattataccgatgaatattttcctgctctTATAGACagtaa
This window encodes:
- the LOC140223861 gene encoding uncharacterized protein, whose translation is MISSIKQEHPSMGYRYIWASLKARQIFVTWERLISSVRLIDPIGILNRRRRRLRRRQYRVKGANYMWHLDGNEKLVNWNLYVHGCTDGFSRRIIYLRLATTKKAETVLDIFTQGVDKNGLPMRVRGDWGTENAEVINFMESRRSNIDSPFIQGRSVHNTRIERLWAEVNLIVTSKFRQIFYYLEDNNFLHQSSVLDLLCLIYVYFFRIQQSLNNFTNSWNNHGLRTERYASPNELWLTSLLQLHSERDLFSLEMLPESLDLNETVAPTNFQMTLPSIDISVFGLNQEDIDYFCEVADQLVPDPLLDDNQEGVSLYLLLRNHFLNE